From Natronorubrum halophilum, a single genomic window includes:
- a CDS encoding MaoC family dehydratase translates to MSTHSPRRSDRYFEDVELGEERTVTDARTITEADIVNYAGVSGDFGDIHVSEEAAKNTAFGRRIAPGNMVHAIAETIGIDWAVEAFSYGHDTIRFVNPVFIGDTITVHTEVTDVVEYNEEFGRIVNTYTVTNQRDETVLVDDHILLVKRRTANE, encoded by the coding sequence ATGAGTACACATAGTCCGCGTCGCAGCGACCGATACTTCGAGGACGTAGAATTGGGCGAGGAAAGGACTGTCACGGATGCTCGGACGATTACAGAAGCCGATATAGTGAACTACGCCGGCGTTAGCGGGGACTTCGGCGACATTCACGTAAGTGAGGAAGCCGCCAAGAACACGGCGTTCGGTCGGCGAATCGCACCTGGAAACATGGTTCACGCCATCGCGGAGACTATCGGAATCGATTGGGCAGTAGAGGCCTTCAGCTACGGTCACGATACGATCCGGTTCGTGAATCCCGTATTTATCGGCGATACGATCACTGTCCACACTGAAGTTACCGACGTCGTCGAGTATAACGAAGAGTTTGGCCGGATCGTGAATACGTATACGGTAACGAATCAACGCGATGAAACCGTCCTCGTCGACGATCACATCCTACTGGTCAAACGGCGGACGGCGAACGAGTGA